Proteins encoded in a region of the Scrofimicrobium sp. R131 genome:
- a CDS encoding PP2C family protein-serine/threonine phosphatase, producing the protein MDVQFEFTARSDVGLLRENNQDSGYAGQHLLVLADGMGGPAGGDIASSVAVAALAPLDEDAVPFEQMLTLLRQGLQSAHDELIERSRVEPQLRGLGTTCIALLRSGNKLAMAHIGDSRAYLLRGESLTQVTTDHSFVQYLVDSGQISPEEAENHPKRSVILRVLGDSPGVVSADETMREAIVGDRWLLCSDGLSGVVSAETIAEVLRRVPDLDACADTLIELALLGGAPDNVTVVLADVVPSSVEVSDTPIVVGAAAVERSNPSRRIPGAAGRAAALISETEEPTPIAGGTEEGPHTPKKRHWWTAAAALIVVALIAGGLWWGWQWTRTQYFALGDNGRVVVFQGIPQKIGSLELATPVEVTSIRLEDLPTIDQQRLEDPVTRSSREDIDQYLAELRLRQKAAEPTTGTGQSQSGDDSKPTPSPTPTPSPSSSPKAAAPNEGGGA; encoded by the coding sequence ATGGATGTACAGTTTGAGTTCACCGCTCGCTCCGACGTGGGGCTGCTAAGGGAGAACAACCAGGACTCCGGGTATGCCGGCCAGCACCTGCTGGTCCTGGCCGACGGGATGGGCGGACCGGCCGGAGGGGACATCGCCTCGTCGGTGGCGGTCGCGGCGCTGGCTCCCCTCGATGAGGACGCGGTCCCGTTTGAACAGATGCTGACCCTGCTGAGACAGGGCCTGCAGAGCGCACACGACGAGCTGATCGAGCGCTCGCGGGTGGAACCACAGCTGCGCGGCCTCGGCACCACCTGCATTGCGCTCCTTCGGTCCGGCAACAAGCTGGCGATGGCTCACATCGGTGACTCAAGGGCCTACCTTCTGCGCGGGGAGAGCCTGACCCAGGTGACCACGGATCACTCCTTCGTGCAGTATTTGGTGGATTCGGGCCAGATCAGCCCCGAAGAGGCGGAGAACCACCCGAAGCGGTCAGTGATCCTGCGGGTGCTGGGCGACTCCCCCGGGGTGGTTTCGGCCGACGAAACAATGCGAGAAGCGATCGTGGGCGACCGCTGGCTCCTCTGTTCGGACGGACTGTCGGGGGTGGTTTCGGCCGAGACCATCGCCGAGGTCCTGCGCCGGGTCCCCGACCTGGACGCCTGCGCCGACACCCTGATTGAGTTGGCGCTGCTTGGGGGCGCCCCCGACAACGTCACCGTGGTCCTGGCCGACGTGGTTCCCTCGTCGGTGGAAGTCTCCGACACCCCGATCGTGGTGGGGGCTGCCGCGGTAGAGCGGTCCAACCCGTCGCGGCGGATCCCGGGGGCTGCTGGACGGGCCGCCGCGCTGATCAGCGAAACAGAAGAACCAACTCCAATTGCTGGTGGGACCGAGGAGGGCCCCCACACCCCGAAAAAAAGACACTGGTGGACGGCCGCTGCCGCCCTGATCGTGGTGGCGCTGATCGCCGGGGGGCTCTGGTGGGGTTGGCAGTGGACCCGCACGCAGTATTTTGCGCTCGGGGACAACGGCAGAGTGGTGGTCTTCCAGGGCATTCCCCAGAAGATCGGCAGTCTGGAGCTGGCGACCCCGGTCGAGGTGACCAGCATCCGGCTGGAGGATTTGCCGACCATCGATCAACAGCGGCTGGAGGACCCGGTGACCAGGTCCTCGCGCGAGGACATCGACCAGTACCTGGCTGAACTTCGACTGCGTCAGAAGGCGGCCGAGCCGACCACCGGCACCGGTCAATCCCAGTCGGGCGACGACTCGAAACCGACCCCCAGCCCGACCCCAACTCCCAGCCCCAGCTCGTCCCCCAAGGCGGCGGCCCCGAATGAGGGGGGTGGTGCCTAG